From the Anopheles merus strain MAF chromosome 2L, AmerM5.1, whole genome shotgun sequence genome, the window ACAATTTGGTTGCGCTCTTCGGTGGCACACTTGCATAAACCTCTCCGGGGGAGGGCTGTCCGCAGCGAAGACGAATGCGAAGGATTGTACTATCGCCTGATAATGCTAAAAAAGCTTTCTCATTGCGTACTCTTCCCGCTATCGTTCCCTTGCTTGTTGTCTGACTGATAAGTAGAGAGTTAATTGAAGCTTGAATCCGCGCACAGACGGTTGTAGTGTGCGTCccatttcgcaaaaaaaacacaatttacaTACATTTGGTCAATTATATTTGAATTCCATTCCTTTCCAGTGTTTTGTAACGTTATCGAAGGGAACGAAGAAGATTTGTGACCCTCAACCGCCAAGATGTCCCTCTCGAGACCGATTTACAACCTGCTCGGTTCCTATCTGGAGCAGCTCTTCGAGCATCCGCTTCGCACGAAAGCTATAACAAGGTATGCGAGGAGGGTCTGCAGCCCCGCCAAGCAGAAACTGGTTTTGCTGCAACTTACCGCTTCGCTCCCTTTTTACACAGCTGCGTAATTGCATCCTCCGCCAACCTGGTCTCGCAGAAGCTGGGCGGTGCGAAGCAGGTCAACACCGACTCGGTCATGGCGTACGGGCTGTTCGGGCTGATCTTTACCGGTCCGCTGTCGCACTTCTTCTACAGCTGGCTGGATCGCATCACGCACGATACCCGGTTCAAgaagctgctgatgctgctgggcGAGCGGGCCCTCTTTGCGCCGGTCATTACCGCCCTGTCGCTGTACTTTATCTCCCGGTTCGAGTACAAAACACACGACGAGGCGCTCGGCAATCTGTTCACCCAGTATCGTAGCATTCTGCGGGGCAACTGGAAGTACCTTACCCTGCCCGTGTTCATCAACTTCAACTACATTCCACCGATGGTAATTTCAAACGCGTTCTATAAAAAGATTCCATCTGAAACATTAATTTCATCTCCGATTCTTTATACGTAGCTACGCGTGCTGTTTGCCAACATCATCGGATTCTGCTGGATGGTGTTCCTGTCCACGAAGAGAAGGAAGGCGGAACAGTTTCGCCAGCAGCGGGCACAGGAACAGAGCAAATCCACCTGAAGAAATACTCTGGCAAAACGGTTGCGAAGAGACACGTGACATCACGCAAGCATTTGAATTAACGAGAGCACGTTGCATTTAATCCGGGGACACGTTTACTTCTTTCGggagaaaattgaacaaacacacagacacacaaaaaatcagTAACAGTGCGTTATTGATAGGATGTAAGGGGTTAAGGGGAAAAAACGGCTGAAAAAAGTGGCTACACTGCGGAAATGTTTAATGgatattgtattttttgtttgttttataaagCCAAATTAAAATAACCCTGGCGAGAGGAGTGTGAAAGTATGATGTTAAaaccgttttgttgtttgtttaaattaggtagaaagaaacacaattacagggttttccaggagttctcatagctgtgggacactttattgtcTCCTTCCTGtgggaaatgaacttaatctagtaggaattggactctatagcacccttgttgaaCAAATCTAATCGGAATTTTCATGCTGCATGtcccaaaaagggtgccatagagtccaatttctaacgtatgaagttcacttccaatagGAAATACTCAAGAAAgagtcccacaactatgagaacccctggaaacccctgtatcGTCATCTGTACATGACACAACGCAGCCGAAACACTGATTTAGTATGATTAGTAATGCATTCCGCTTTTATTCGTTTGTGAGTTTAAGATGGCCGACCTCCTGTGTGGGAAATTTATTGCAAGGAATCATTttgagtgtgttttgtttgctttctagGGATTGCTAAGATAATAGTTATGCTCACACGCATGAGTATTcttcaaattcaaataaataaaaataaatagcaTAAATAATTGCTAAAACGACTAGAGTTAGTACTATTATTGCAACCGAATACATAAgctttgtgtgtgcattttatgGCTTTGTAAACCTAGGACAAGGACTAGAAAATTAATACACTGTAGAAGTAATCAGTGCCTCTATAATATCAACTTAGTCATGCACGGCGCATACTGCAAAATAAATCCTAAACATTCTTTCATTAAATATCCTCTCTTCATCTTCTCGTcttgggtgtatgtgtgcttatTACATTTACACCCAAGGGGGTGTGCTCTATTGcgaataaataatttcattgaaaTGACACACGGATCCATCCATCTGATATGAATATCAAAGGACATTTGATGGTCGGCAATATCCTTCTTTTCCTTTGCTTCTGGAATGTACACAAGATTGATTGATTCCGCATGTGCTTCGTCCTCCTATTCTCATCCAAATTCAAATGGAAGTTTAAATATCGGGCTGCAATAGGGCACAATAGGATACTGCTAGGTTTGACACCTAGTTCTCTTTTCTATTGCTGTTCTGTTTAAACGCTCATCGCACACGCTGGACGAATTGTAAATAGGATAATCTGCTACGATTTCTGTTTGGATTGTGTGTATGGGATGAGTGTCTCTCTTTAGTGTACGGGAAGCTGTGCCCATGTACCGCGCATTGTAGTGGTTAATGGCTCTTGCTACGGCTGCGACTTCTCGAGTGACTGCCACGGCTGTGGTAGCTGCTGGCGCTCGACGGTGACGATGGTGTCGGTCTGCGGTACGGTATAGGACGCTTGCGTGCACTTTTGATCCGAGCGGTGAGTGAGGGGGTAGCATTGTTTGTTAGAGAAATACAGTCAACAGATAAAGAGGTTAGTTAGATTAGGGGTTGCAAGTGGAAAGTTATGAACACccgaaaatataatttaataatgcTCAAATACTCACGAAAGATCGgcaacaaaattaaaacacaagCTCATAATAATACACTACTGCgaaaatgttctaagaaaaCGCAACCtaatgaaatgaaagaaatgaaatacatataaacgaaaaaagaaagcaaaaaacgaAATCCAAGGCTGGAGGGAACATGAGAAatatatttaaacatttttgtccAACATCTTGTCTTGCAGGTCCAacttttttctgtaaaatatgcTAATGAttttcctccccctccccataCTGGGGAAGTGTATCTTAAATGGTAAATtatgatttcaattttcagaaaaaaaaccaccgcAAAGGGGTCAGACAGTTTGAGTTGAGCATAATAACTAACGATCAGCGCGACGATCTTGGCGCCGGGAGTAAGATCGAGATCGGGAGGAGGATCGATCACGGCGTGCCGGCGCCTTTTTGCTGCCGCCAGAACGCTTGTCGCCCCGTGAACGCGACCGCTCTCGGTCGCTGTCACGGCGCTGCCGGCGCTTGGCGCTTCTCGAACGGCTGCGGGAGCGCGATGAGTGGCGGCGGTGGGACGAGGCGGACGCGTCAGACGACGAACGGGGGGATTTGGACGAATGGCGTCCCCGACGTCTGACATCGGGCCGCGAACGGAAACTACGGGGTGGCGAGCGGGAAGATCTTTTCGGTATTATGGGGAAGGTAGAttcatacaaatacaaaaaaaacatagaaaaacgaagaaacataagtaaaaataaataaataatagtgCTTAAACACGCTTGTTTACCGGTGCGCATTGATGGTGTAAAGAAAACATCGCTCTCTTTCCCTCACACACTCTCTTACCTGGTGATGCGGCGCCGATCGAGAAACGAGGGCGACCCGGCACGCCGCGGTATCGAGGGCGACCGGGACGCGGTGCGGGAACGCGGGGAAGATTGGGACGAGTGGCTGCTGGAACGGCTGCGCGAGCGGCTGCTGCCCCGATCGGACGAGCTGTGGCTATGCGACGAGGACGAGCGGCTGCGCGACCGTGAACTGCCCGAATCACTGCTAGAGCTGCTGTAGCTGCGCGACCTGCGAGATACAAACGATAAGAAGATGTGTGAGCAAAGTATGCCACTGGTTGCCATAGGCAACACCAAGCAAAAACATACTTATGCGAACGGGAACGAGATCGAGAGCGGGAACGGCTGCTCTTGGTACTGGGGCGCGTTTTATTACTACCCGAGCCAGCAACGGCCGCAGGCTTCGCTTCCTTCGATGTGCCCGATATTTTCTCCTTCAGTATGCCGTCGACCGCATGCAGAATCGTCGTTTTCGCCAGGCTGGCAGCCGCCTCCGAACCATCGGCAACGGCCCACGCACCGACGGTGGTAAGTATCTCGTGGATATCCTTCTTCAGTGcagtgctggtgctgctagtGTCCTCCTGTGATGCTGCCGGGTCAGTTGATTTGGTAGTATTTGTTTTCGCGCCGCCAGGAAGCTTCTCGTCGGGCGAACATTTCACCGCCGGTGCTGCCTTGCTAGCTGATTCCGTTGTGTGGCTGCTGCTCGATTGCTGCAGTTCCCGTTCGCGTGCCTCTGCGGAGGCCGGTTCGCCCGGTTTCGTGGAGGGTAGAACGCCAACCTTCATCGCTATGgcactgctgatgctgctgctgctgctgtttcccACCTCGGACACGGACTTTTTCTTCTCCAAGCTTTGCTTGGCCTTTGCCGCTAGATCGTGCTTGAGGGCTTTCAGCAGCGAAAGATCCTTCTCCTGCTCCCGGGTTTCGTCGTAAATGGGAAGGAATGCGTCCAGATCATCTCGATCGCGTTGCGTGCTGCTACGCTCCTGCTGCCGTTCTTCGCCGTCTGATTGTGAGTGTTCCGATTCGGGCGAATGGAGCTTCACTACCGGCTGCTGTACAGGGGCGGCGTTTGTCGAGGACGATGACGTAGCTGCTGCCCCACCGGACGATGAAGACGCCTTCTTCGATCGAGATTTTCTCGACTCACTCTTCTCCGGTGTGCGTGTTTCGCTGCGCTTAGCCGTTTCGGTTGGCTCTCGCTCCGAGGTCGGTTTTGTCGTCGACCTTGCTGCAGGAGATGCTTGCTCCTGGCGGCGTCTTTTCACCTCCGGCGGTGACCGCGACCGAGACTTTACCCTCCGAGAGGAGGAGGGCGATGTGGTGGAGCGTTTTTCCGACTTTTCCGATGGCGCCGCGACCGACTTCTCCCGTTTCTTCGCGACGGGAGATCCATCGTGACGCGAGGAGTCCCTTTTCTTGGGCGAAGGCGATCGCCGCGATTTGCCACGCGAAGCAGAGCGATCGCGTCgggcgggcggcggcggcgaagGACTGACAGAAGCACGACGAGCCTTCGGTGCGCTGTCTTTCTTTGCTGTCTTGCTGTCCGCTTTCTCTCCCCTTGGGCTGCTCGATCTACGAGGCTCGCGTGGCGAACCAGACCTGGACGATACAGGTTTGGTGGTTTTGGTTGATTTCCTATCATCCTCTTTACCATTCGTCTCCGTGCGCGGTTTGCTGCTGCGCTGCAATATATCGCTGTACCGTTCCGGGTTACGTCTGGCCGGCGAATAGTCCAGCTCCGATTCGGCCTCTGAGTCGGAGGAGGATGCCTGTTCCTTCTCCTCTGCCACCTTGGCAGGCGCCGGCTGACGGGATGATGCTGGCCGTTCCACCTTATCAGACCCACTCGGGATCGATTTATCGCGCGATGCCGCTTTCGGCGGCGGAGTTGGCGATCGTTTGCGTGCTTTCGATTCCACCACCGTGCTCGATTTGGACTTCTGGCGATCAGTCGAACGGCGCGGAGATTTGTCACGCTTCTTCGCAGTGGATTCCTCTTCCCGCGGCTGGCGCCGTGCTGTCTCCGGCGATCGTTTGTCCTTCTTTTGCGGGCTCGGCGAGCGACGATGCTTTGCCGGATCGCGGTTGCTGTCCCGCTCACGATCCCGCTTGCCTTCACGGCCTCTATCCCGATCGTCATTTCGTCGCACGCGGTCCCTGTCGCGTTGACGATCGACCTGGTGGTCGTGCTCATCGCAGTCACGGTCCTTGTTGCGCTCGCGACGATCCTTCTCCCGATCGCCGTCCCTGTTGCGGGCGCGCTCGTGCTCCGCCTGCTGTTTCGGGGGCGTGCGTTCGCGACGCGAACTGTGCTTTGACCTTTCCTGACTGTGGCCCCGCGCCCCACGATCGGCACGACGCCGTTGGCTTCCTGAGCGCGACCGCGAACGAGAGCGTGATCGATCGTTACGTTCCTGGTTCGTTGGCGATCGCTCCCGGCGCCGGTTCCTTGACCGACTGCGACGTGGACGCTCCTCCGCAGTGCGATTACTGTCTCGATCGCGGTCTCGATCGCGATGCCGGTTAAAAtagtcaccaccaccacgattATTATTACCGAAGCGCGGTTCCTCGTACCGATCAGGACGATATCCGCCGCCACGGCGAGCATTGATACCTCGTTCACGGCTAGACTCCCGCGTTCGCTGGACATCGGACCGATTTCGACTGCTCGAACGATCCCTTCGCCCACCGGCGCTGCGATCATGCGAGCGTCTGTTTCTATCCGTGTCGTGTTTCGCACCGGCCGAGGCTTCGTTGCGTTTGTCTTGTTTCGGTTCCTCCACGGCAACCTTTTTGCCGGAGGCTACCGGCGATCTGTAATGAACATTTGGGATAAAGTTAGCAAAAGTTTACCATTGAAACAGTAACTCCATCGACACTCACTTGTTACGCGATGGCGATCGGGATTttgccttcttctttttctgtgACTTCTTTTTCTGCGAAGAGAATGAAACAATGTACAGGCGCAAATTAATCGGACAGAACGCTACGATATTACAGAAAACAGCATTCAAAGATCAGAAACATCTAACAACGAAAAAGAAGTCAAAGGGTAATCAATTTTACTATGAACTAATGTTTGAGCTTCGAATGAATAACATTATCTaggtaagtgtgtgtgagagagagagacactgAGAGTGGCtgcaatgaataaaaaaaataaataaaaacatatgtCACGTACTCTAATTTAAGAAGTAAACTTAaaggaaaatttaaaacatcttGTTAAATCATACTGAAATTGCTCACAAACtgggacaacaaaaaacaatacttCAGTAtggacaaatgaaaaaaaaacataaaatatactAAATATCCTCACCACCACCTCACACACAGGGGCTAAAATCAAATCGAACCAAgttaacaaaatgaaaaacaaaaacctaaaaCTCCAAACAGaccaaaaaatatacaaagcTATATATTTATAGATATATTGGGTGttgatttatgttgttttcgATTTAGAATAAGTAAACTATTACAAATATACCTTCAGATCTTAATTTTTCGATCAAGAGTTCCGCTTTTAATTATGCGATAAAAAGAAAGTGTTACAACAGTTGAATAATATAGTCACGACAAACAGAGAAACGGGCAGTAAGAATGGGAGGGGGCATGGGGGGTTTTGAAATCATTGTTGTTTCAGTAGTATATTGtaagaagtagtagtagtagtttgcTTCATCGGTTTAGCGAAAAGCATCGTAACTGAAGCGCATTTTAGATTACAAACTAGCATCCAAACTCAAACAACCGTATCGTGTGTTGGAAGGAAAAGGGTGTAACGTATAATTCTGAAGCAGATGATGACATAGTTTGGTAACAcgcagagagcgagagaaagagagtatGAAGAGAGTGGATGTGTTAGGATGGAGGGGCATAATACTGTGATGAAAAGATACTGATTATGATTATACCGTGCAATTAAAAgctaattcctttttttttctctggtTCATTTCCTTGTTTCAAACGCTCGTCGTACAGTAAAGTACCAGAGCAGAGAGATTATTCACATTCAGGACGCGGAGAGAAAGGGTGTGTTATATTGTGGTGTGGAAAAGCGCATAATGGGTTAGAGTTAGTAGATTTATATATAATTATGGTGTCAAATTTACATAGAACCACGTACGAAATGGTTTGAATGCGTAACAGCGTAGAATGAGCATACCTTTTCCTTCTTCGAAGACTTCTTCTttcgcttgctgctgctgttgttctCACGGTCCGAATCCGAGGATGCATCACTTTTCGAATCGGAATCCGATTCCGAATCGGACGAATCGCTCTCATCGTCACGGTGCGATTTTTTCGagtgttttttcttcgttctATGATGGAccgatttcatttcatttcaaccaGTTTCGAAGATCCGATAGTGCAGCATAGTAATCGTATTCCCACCAGAGAGCGAgcgttcgtgcgtgtgtgtttacgTCCAGAGTTcgatcaaaaccaaaaaatataaggaaaaatgtgcaaaaaccATATATTAGAATTTCAAAGCTTGAAAGATTTGCTGGAAAGAATTCATACTCCAATTCCCTGTATTTGACGGGTAAaatgagatagagagatataTATGTATAATAGCATGAACAGAATCATTCAGCGCAAACACCACTTGTAAATCTCGCGCTGCCTGAGAATGCTTCCGATttgtgttatttgttattttataatcgttacgaaaaagataaaattcTGA encodes:
- the LOC121591811 gene encoding serine/arginine repetitive matrix protein 2 isoform X6; translated protein: MYNGIGLTTPRGSGTNGHVQRNVAFVRPGKKDNINYRTEDDLAKLDAQSNRQPNQGILDHERKRKIEVKCAELEEVLESQGLSQDEVRAKVELYRTKLMDHGTMELPKDEFGRLLVRETHHIAQAQQEKNAKLREAFGISQYFVEGTSFDQDRKAKEDLAKSEALQKELAEKEKAKEMERANRKRYALVRTPSPEKEAGGGGAGAGGSDRNGKQRRRGSSNDEREEGEHDDDDEEENGSHDGGDGKVNNSKSTAGGGLRRDKEEKKKKKKKARDVSSSPERKKDKKKKSKKNKKERTKKKHSKKSHRDDESDSSDSESDSDSKSDASSDSDRENNSSSKRKKKSSKKEKKKKSQKKKKAKSRSPSRNKSPVASGKKVAVEEPKQDKRNEASAGAKHDTDRNRRSHDRSAGGRRDRSSSRNRSDVQRTRESSRERGINARRGGGYRPDRYEEPRFGNNNRGGGDYFNRHRDRDRDRDSNRTAEERPRRSRSRNRRRERSPTNQERNDRSRSRSRSRSGSQRRRADRGARGHSQERSKHSSRRERTPPKQQAEHERARNRDGDREKDRRERNKDRDCDEHDHQVDRQRDRDRVRRNDDRDRGREGKRDRERDSNRDPAKHRRSPSPQKKDKRSPETARRQPREEESTAKKRDKSPRRSTDRQKSKSSTVVESKARKRSPTPPPKAASRDKSIPSGSDKVERPASSRQPAPAKVAEEKEQASSSDSEAESELDYSPARRNPERYSDILQRSSKPRTETNGKEDDRKSTKTTKPVSSRSGSPREPRRSSSPRGEKADSKTAKKDSAPKARRASVSPSPPPPARRDRSASRGKSRRSPSPKKRDSSRHDGSPVAKKREKSVAAPSEKSEKRSTTSPSSSRRVKSRSRSPPEVKRRRQEQASPAARSTTKPTSEREPTETAKRSETRTPEKSESRKSRSKKASSSSGGAAATSSSSTNAAPVQQPVVKLHSPESEHSQSDGEERQQERSSTQRDRDDLDAFLPIYDETREQEKDLSLLKALKHDLAAKAKQSLEKKKSVSEVGNSSSSSISSAIAMKVGVLPSTKPGEPASAEARERELQQSSSSHTTESASKAAPAVKCSPDEKLPGGAKTNTTKSTDPAASQEDTSSTSTALKKDIHEILTTVGAWAVADGSEAAASLAKTTILHAVDGILKEKISGTSKEAKPAAVAGSGSNKTRPSTKSSRSRSRSRSRSHKSRSYSSSSSDSGSSRSRSRSSSSHSHSSSDRGSSRSRSRSSSHSSQSSPRSRTASRSPSIPRRAGSPSFLDRRRITSARKRPIPYRRPTPSSPSSASSYHSRGSHSRSRSRSKSH
- the LOC121591811 gene encoding serine/arginine repetitive matrix protein 2 isoform X2; the encoded protein is MKKKLSPATKFRRRLAAMKKKRASKTTSTTAGGPFLNRKQPKEQFFEHDLRYNVEESPQQQQSTLQEDDGMDPPDSSTNPEMGTFSHRQPLSPIAALSRSSSESSVSARAVGSPLCGGSERRIKSAVQVNECSVPVKGKQRTKSGTMFGRKYQKAKGGGRQMTVPPPFGMLNWNNRKMLLKLQQQLRLQGLCLSSLSAAGGQQQQQRSTELAGMLNGATSAGGSIDADGGTPAGCFCHCACAATLPVGAGENHEPPPTHGGHATFHPERRDVCSRPTTGGSVRIARPRQPKANQEDSVQSAAGHVRSSHRHNRHLGDVLSRSLYQRQGHHHRHPQDSGSTSRSSSCDSSEVVSCQVRKLYHYHHHHHNQDEAELNVRTQSGCPNRHQYLEPQHAQLVREHCGSFQPHLHPHHLPHSRHHHPSAPHQKLCIRTTTAAASRSSAAAAAAAASIPICMHAMHSVVSVRETHHIAQAQQEKNAKLREAFGISQYFVEGTSFDQDRKAKEDLAKSEALQKELAEKEKAKEMERANRKRYALVRTPSPEKEAGGGGAGAGGSDRNGKQRRRGSSNDEREEGEHDDDDEEENGSHDGGDGKVNNSKSTAGGGLRRDKEEKKKKKKKARDVSSSPERKKDKKKKSKKNKKERTKKKHSKKSHRDDESDSSDSESDSDSKSDASSDSDRENNSSSKRKKKSSKKEKKKKSQKKKKAKSRSPSRNKSPVASGKKVAVEEPKQDKRNEASAGAKHDTDRNRRSHDRSAGGRRDRSSSRNRSDVQRTRESSRERGINARRGGGYRPDRYEEPRFGNNNRGGGDYFNRHRDRDRDRDSNRTAEERPRRSRSRNRRRERSPTNQERNDRSRSRSRSRSGSQRRRADRGARGHSQERSKHSSRRERTPPKQQAEHERARNRDGDREKDRRERNKDRDCDEHDHQVDRQRDRDRVRRNDDRDRGREGKRDRERDSNRDPAKHRRSPSPQKKDKRSPETARRQPREEESTAKKRDKSPRRSTDRQKSKSSTVVESKARKRSPTPPPKAASRDKSIPSGSDKVERPASSRQPAPAKVAEEKEQASSSDSEAESELDYSPARRNPERYSDILQRSSKPRTETNGKEDDRKSTKTTKPVSSRSGSPREPRRSSSPRGEKADSKTAKKDSAPKARRASVSPSPPPPARRDRSASRGKSRRSPSPKKRDSSRHDGSPVAKKREKSVAAPSEKSEKRSTTSPSSSRRVKSRSRSPPEVKRRRQEQASPAARSTTKPTSEREPTETAKRSETRTPEKSESRKSRSKKASSSSGGAAATSSSSTNAAPVQQPVVKLHSPESEHSQSDGEERQQERSSTQRDRDDLDAFLPIYDETREQEKDLSLLKALKHDLAAKAKQSLEKKKSVSEVGNSSSSSISSAIAMKVGVLPSTKPGEPASAEARERELQQSSSSHTTESASKAAPAVKCSPDEKLPGGAKTNTTKSTDPAASQEDTSSTSTALKKDIHEILTTVGAWAVADGSEAAASLAKTTILHAVDGILKEKISGTSKEAKPAAVAGSGSNKTRPSTKSSRSRSRSRSRSHKSRSYSSSSSDSGSSRSRSRSSSSHSHSSSDRGSSRSRSRSSSHSSQSSPRSRTASRSPSIPRRAGSPSFLDRRRITSARKRPIPYRRPTPSSPSSASSYHSRGSHSRSRSRSKSH
- the LOC121591811 gene encoding serine/arginine repetitive matrix protein 1 isoform X4 produces the protein MKSVHHRTKKKHSKKSHRDDESDSSDSESDSDSKSDASSDSDRENNSSSKRKKKSSKKEKKKKSQKKKKAKSRSPSRNKSPVASGKKVAVEEPKQDKRNEASAGAKHDTDRNRRSHDRSAGGRRDRSSSRNRSDVQRTRESSRERGINARRGGGYRPDRYEEPRFGNNNRGGGDYFNRHRDRDRDRDSNRTAEERPRRSRSRNRRRERSPTNQERNDRSRSRSRSRSGSQRRRADRGARGHSQERSKHSSRRERTPPKQQAEHERARNRDGDREKDRRERNKDRDCDEHDHQVDRQRDRDRVRRNDDRDRGREGKRDRERDSNRDPAKHRRSPSPQKKDKRSPETARRQPREEESTAKKRDKSPRRSTDRQKSKSSTVVESKARKRSPTPPPKAASRDKSIPSGSDKVERPASSRQPAPAKVAEEKEQASSSDSEAESELDYSPARRNPERYSDILQRSSKPRTETNGKEDDRKSTKTTKPVSSRSGSPREPRRSSSPRGEKADSKTAKKDSAPKARRASVSPSPPPPARRDRSASRGKSRRSPSPKKRDSSRHDGSPVAKKREKSVAAPSEKSEKRSTTSPSSSRRVKSRSRSPPEVKRRRQEQASPAARSTTKPTSEREPTETAKRSETRTPEKSESRKSRSKKASSSSGGAAATSSSSTNAAPVQQPVVKLHSPESEHSQSDGEERQQERSSTQRDRDDLDAFLPIYDETREQEKDLSLLKALKHDLAAKAKQSLEKKKSVSEVGNSSSSSISSAIAMKVGVLPSTKPGEPASAEARERELQQSSSSHTTESASKAAPAVKCSPDEKLPGGAKTNTTKSTDPAASQEDTSSTSTALKKDIHEILTTVGAWAVADGSEAAASLAKTTILHAVDGILKEKISGTSKEAKPAAVAGSGSNKTRPSTKSSRSRSRSRSRSHKSRSYSSSSSDSGSSRSRSRSSSSHSHSSSDRGSSRSRSRSSSHSSQSSPRSRTASRSPSIPRRAGSPSFLDRRRITRSSRSPPRSFRSRPDVRRRGRHSSKSPRSSSDASASSHRRHSSRSRSRSRSAKRRQRRDSDRERSRSRGDKRSGGSKKAPARRDRSSSRSRSYSRRQDRRADR
- the LOC121591811 gene encoding serine/arginine repetitive matrix protein 2 isoform X3: MYNGIGLTTPRGSGTNGHVQRNVAFVRPGKKDNINYRTEDDLAKLDAQSNRQPNQGILDHERKRKIEVKCAELEEVLESQGLSQDEVRAKVELYRTKLMDHGTMELPKDEFGRLLVRETHHIAQAQQEKNAKLREAFGISQYFVEGTSFDQDRKAKEDLAKSEALQKELAEKEKAKEMERANRKRYALVRTPSPEKEAGGGGAGAGGSDRNGKQRRRGSSNDEREEGEHDDDDEEENGSHDGGDGKVNNSKSTAGGGLRRDKEEKKKKKKKARDVSSSPERKKDKKKKSKKNKKERTKKKHSKKSHRDDESDSSDSESDSDSKSDASSDSDRENNSSSKRKKKSSKKEKKKKSQKKKKAKSRSPSRNKSPVASGKKVAVEEPKQDKRNEASAGAKHDTDRNRRSHDRSAGGRRDRSSSRNRSDVQRTRESSRERGINARRGGGYRPDRYEEPRFGNNNRGGGDYFNRHRDRDRDRDSNRTAEERPRRSRSRNRRRERSPTNQERNDRSRSRSRSRSGSQRRRADRGARGHSQERSKHSSRRERTPPKQQAEHERARNRDGDREKDRRERNKDRDCDEHDHQVDRQRDRDRVRRNDDRDRGREGKRDRERDSNRDPAKHRRSPSPQKKDKRSPETARRQPREEESTAKKRDKSPRRSTDRQKSKSSTVVESKARKRSPTPPPKAASRDKSIPSGSDKVERPASSRQPAPAKVAEEKEQASSSDSEAESELDYSPARRNPERYSDILQRSSKPRTETNGKEDDRKSTKTTKPVSSRSGSPREPRRSSSPRGEKADSKTAKKDSAPKARRASVSPSPPPPARRDRSASRGKSRRSPSPKKRDSSRHDGSPVAKKREKSVAAPSEKSEKRSTTSPSSSRRVKSRSRSPPEVKRRRQEQASPAARSTTKPTSEREPTETAKRSETRTPEKSESRKSRSKKASSSSGGAAATSSSSTNAAPVQQPVVKLHSPESEHSQSDGEERQQERSSTQRDRDDLDAFLPIYDETREQEKDLSLLKALKHDLAAKAKQSLEKKKSVSEVGNSSSSSISSAIAMKVGVLPSTKPGEPASAEARERELQQSSSSHTTESASKAAPAVKCSPDEKLPGGAKTNTTKSTDPAASQEDTSSTSTALKKDIHEILTTVGAWAVADGSEAAASLAKTTILHAVDGILKEKISGTSKEAKPAAVAGSGSNKTRPSTKSSRSRSRSRSRSHKSRSYSSSSSDSGSSRSRSRSSSSHSHSSSDRGSSRSRSRSSSHSSQSSPRSRTASRSPSIPRRAGSPSFLDRRRITRSSRSPPRSFRSRPDVRRRGRHSSKSPRSSSDASASSHRRHSSRSRSRSRSAKRRQRRDSDRERSRSRGDKRSGGSKKAPARRDRSSSRSRSYSRRQDRRADR